A single Desulfocurvus vexinensis DSM 17965 DNA region contains:
- a CDS encoding efflux RND transporter periplasmic adaptor subunit, translating to MKRRLALVLGSAAVLLVVLWQAGALRTGTIAPGPGSAPEPGHQPWETTQTRQADIDEIYEAVGTIRPRTQTSIEAQITAKILEVRVRAGDFVKRGEVLVVLDDREHAARADSAAQAQASARAGLEQARQAVGEARAAFDTAAAQYKRIKTLFAERAVAEREMDQAEAEYLQAEARLSQAREAVAGAEAALGRSAKQHEEAGIAQGYAVIRAPEDMEVASRTAEPGDLAVPGKPLLVVQTAGALRLEAFVREGLIARARPGTELSVAIPALERTVSGVVEEVVPAADPTTRTFLVKVGLPDLLGAYPGMFGRLLVPAGRRTAVLVDARAVTRTGQLETVRVLDGDTWRTVFVRTVPAQGGEVEVLAGLAGGQTVALPGGVQ from the coding sequence ATGAAAAGACGCCTCGCCCTTGTCCTTGGCTCCGCCGCCGTGCTGCTGGTCGTGCTCTGGCAGGCCGGAGCCCTGCGCACGGGCACCATCGCCCCGGGGCCCGGCTCCGCGCCCGAGCCGGGGCACCAGCCCTGGGAAACAACCCAGACGCGCCAGGCCGACATCGACGAGATCTACGAGGCCGTGGGCACCATCCGCCCGCGCACCCAGACCAGCATCGAGGCCCAGATCACGGCCAAAATCCTCGAAGTGCGCGTGCGCGCTGGCGATTTCGTCAAGCGCGGCGAGGTGCTTGTGGTGTTGGACGACCGCGAGCACGCCGCCCGGGCCGACAGCGCCGCCCAGGCCCAGGCCTCGGCCCGCGCCGGGCTGGAGCAGGCCCGTCAGGCCGTGGGCGAGGCCAGGGCCGCCTTCGACACCGCCGCCGCGCAGTACAAGCGCATCAAGACCCTGTTCGCCGAGCGCGCCGTGGCCGAACGCGAGATGGACCAGGCCGAGGCGGAATACCTCCAGGCCGAGGCCCGGCTGTCCCAGGCGCGCGAGGCCGTGGCCGGGGCCGAGGCCGCCCTGGGCCGGTCGGCCAAGCAGCACGAGGAGGCGGGCATCGCCCAGGGCTACGCCGTGATCCGCGCCCCCGAGGACATGGAAGTCGCCAGCCGCACGGCGGAGCCCGGCGATCTGGCCGTGCCCGGCAAGCCGCTGCTGGTGGTGCAGACGGCCGGAGCCCTGCGCCTGGAAGCCTTCGTGCGCGAGGGGCTCATCGCCCGCGCCCGGCCCGGCACGGAGCTGTCCGTGGCCATCCCGGCCCTGGAGCGCACGGTGTCCGGGGTGGTGGAGGAGGTCGTGCCTGCGGCGGACCCGACCACGCGCACCTTCCTGGTCAAGGTCGGGCTGCCGGACCTGCTGGGGGCCTACCCGGGCATGTTCGGGCGCCTGCTGGTGCCCGCCGGGCGGCGCACCGCCGTGCTGGTGGACGCGCGCGCCGTGACGCGCACCGGGCAGTTGGAGACCGTGCGCGTGCTGGACGGGGACACCTGGCGCACGGTCTTCGTGCGCACCGTCCCGGCCCAGGGCGGCGAGGTGGAAGTGCTCGCCGGGCTTGCAGGCGGGCAGACCGTGGCCCTGCCCGGAGGCGTGCAATGA